The sequence GCACGTCCTCGATCACTTCGCCGAGGCGCACCGCCAGGCTGTCCACGATGGAGAACTGGTTGAGCAAGGGCAGTTTCCGGTACCACCTTTTGGGCTGCGGGGTGCGGAAGAACCGAAAGCCATCCACCTCCTCCACCAATACCTCCGGCCCCTTCTGCTTGGCCGAGGTGATGTGAAAGGTCTCGAACCCCATGGCGCGCTGCTGTTCCAAAATGGCACGGGTCCTGAAGGTATAACCGCTGTGCAGGGGGAGGGAATGGTCGAGGATGTGCAGGATGCGCATGGTCAGGCGGTTGCCGACGGCGATGGGTTGCCGCGCAGGAAGGGCTGGTCCATGGGCGCCGACCAGGGGCCGGCGCTAGGGTCCCGGATATCGGCCCGGTGCGGGTCCAGCCGCGGGCCTAAGAAACTCCTAGCAAAACCCTGGGCCATCACCGGGCTCACCCCCGTTTTCCTGAGCTTCTGCCGGAACGGCCCCCGGAACCAGGCGGCTACCGCGCAGCCCATTTTCCCTCGATAGCGGACCCGATCGGGAGAATAGGGTCCCAAGGATGTGTTGAACAGGTACTTCCCTTCCTCTCCATGCAGCTTAAGACGAGGCGATAGCGACGAAACCCATGCCACCAAGGCGTGGTCCCGACCCTGGAACCCGGGGACCCAGCCGGCGTGGTCCACTTGGATGAGCCCATCTCCGGGGCGATCGCTCTGCTGGTCCAGGATGTGGGCCACGGACAGCGGCTCCCGGGCGGCCCGGTGGCGCAACATCTTGAGGGCAGAAGACAAACCGTCGCGCCGGAACTGGGGGCTAACGAGCCTCCGCCCGTGGCCATCGGGCCACAGGGATATACCATGGAAATCACCCTCGAGGGAATCTCGCACCAGGGCCGCCAAGCTCCGGTAGGGCCGAAACACCCGCGGGGCCTCGCAGACCTTCGGGCCGCTCTGCTCAACCCGGCCCAACCGCGGCCCGGGCGCTGGCCGCCAACCGGCCGCATCGGGCCCCCGGGGGCTTGCCTCGGTCCGCCGCGCGCCGGCCCCTGTGCCATCGAAAATGCCTACGATCCCGCACATGCCGACTGGCTCCGCGCGCTCTTCACCTTCGCTCCCCCGTTCAGCAACCCGTCGTAGAGGATCCGGTAGCGCTCCACCATGCCGTCCAGGCTGAAGCATTCTCGAACCCGCGCCAATCCGGCCGCGCCATGGGCGGCGATCCGCTCGGGGTTGAGAACGTAAGCGGCGAGCGCCTCGGCCAGGGCGTCCGGATCCTGTTTCGGCACCAACCGGCCGGTCACGCCGTCCACCACCAGCTCCGGGTTGCCCCCCACCGCCGTGGCGATGACGGGAAGGCCGCTGGCCATCGCCTCGAGAATGGTGTTGGAGATGCCCTCCGCCTGCGACGGCAGCACGAAGATGTCCAGCCCGCGCAGAATCTCCGCCACGTCCCGGCGTTCCCCGGGCAGCCAAGCCAAGCCGTCGGCACCGGCGGCCCGCAAGCGCTGCAGGGCTTCCTGCCGCAGCGGCCCATCCCCCACCAACACCAGGCGCAACCGACTGCGCAGCTGGGGATGGCGCGCCAGGAGTTGCAGGAAGCCCTGCACCAGGGTGATCTGGTCCTTCACCCCGTGCATGCGCCCCACCGTCCCAATCAGGATCAACCCGGCGCCGTCGAAGGGGCAGCCGGCGATGGGCATCCGCCCCGCTGCCGGGGGATGGAAGAGCGCCGTGTCGACCCCATTGCAGATGCGGCAGAGGCGGGACTCGGGCACCCCGACCCGGTCGCGGAGATAGGCTTCCAAGTGCCGGGACAGTGGCACATAGCGGTGCACGAATAACCGGGACAGACGGCGCAGCCATTGGTACTTGCGGTTGTTGCCGTCGGGGTCGAACACGTCCCAGCCGTGCTCGCCATGCACGCGGAACGGCACCCCCGCCAGCCAGGCGGAAAACTGACATTCCACTGCCGCCAGATTGCGGGTGTGCACGATGGCGGGACGAAGCCGGCGCAGCAATCGGTACAAGCGGAGTTGCACCCCGAAATCCTGCCCCTCCTTGCGGTGCAATTCGAACACCGGCACCTCTGGGGCCAGACGATGCCGAAAGTCGGTGGCCTCTTTCAGGCAGATCACCGCGTGCCGGTAGCGATCCGCCGGCATCCGGTTGATCAGGTTGACCAACCCGTTTTCGAGCCCGCCCACCCCTAGGCGGTAGATGATGTGTGCAACCAGCGGCGGCGCGCCCATGGGGATCAAGGTTCCGCCGCCCGGTTCAGGCTCAACTCCAGGCTCGGCAGCATGGCATCGGCGAAGCGCTGTAGCACCTTGGCCGCCGCCTCGGGATTATCACCCGCTTCCGTGGCCAGCACGATGGCCGCCTCGTCCGAGCTCCGGCCGAGCAAGCGATCCCTCGCCTCCAGCAGTTTTCCGGCGTATTCATCGACCAGGTAGTGTCCCCCGATCCGGTACCAGCGCCAGGTCAACAGGCGCTGGGAGGGGGAATTCAGCCGCCCCTGGAGGACCATCACCGGCCGACCATTCAGCTGCACCCGTCGCGGTTGTTCCTCGGGCATCTTCCACACCGGATGCTTTTGGCGGATCAGGACATTGCGGGAATTGATCAGCTCTTCACCCTGGCGTTGCCGGCGGTAGTAGAGGACATGGAGCTCGACGGTGTCGCGGCCGTCCTGGTAGACCCGGCTGGTCTCCAGATCCGCACCCTTGTAGGACGGCTCCCAGTCGGTGAAGACGGTGGCTACCGCCCGCCAGGGGCCCGCGCCCTCCGGCAGGACCAACTCCACCGGGCCGCTGCGCGCTTCGCTCCACTGCTCGAGGTAGGCAGCCCGCACCGGCCAGACGGCAGCGATGGCGAGGGTCGCCAGCAGGCCGAAGGCGAAGGCTTTGGCGTCGGCGGGCTTTCCCGGGCCGGGGTCAGCCGGGGTGGCGGTAGGCCGGTCCGGTTCCCGTTCCGTCCACAGCGCGCCGAGCCAGAACAGGAACAGCATCACCGCCCCGAAAAACACCCAGCCGTAGATGAGATGGTCCACGCCCACAGCCAGCTTCATGTCACTGAGATGGGCCAACATCACGATCAAGAAGGCCCTAAGGCCGTTGGCGATCACCGGGAACACCATCGCCAGGGCCAGGAACGCGAGCCGCCGCAGCAGCGACCGATAGCTCAAATAGGCGTACAGGAAGCCGAGGGTGACGGAGGCGATCAGATAGCGCAGCCCGCTGCATGCCTCGACCACCGACCAATCGCCGCTGGGGATGCTGAAGAAGGTGCCCTCCCGGTACACCGGTATTCCCACCAGGCGCAGCATGCCGGTGGTGAAGTCGGCGGTGAAGGCCATGAGGGGCGGGATCAAAGACTCGCCCATGGGCACCGCAAACACCAGAAACCCCAGCGGAAACAGCAGCTCGCCCACTACCCGCCGGCCCAGCATCAGCCACACGGTAACGGCTATAAGGCCGATCAGCGCCAGCTGTTCGACCACCAGCGCCCCGGTCAGCCGGGCCACCAGCCAACCCAACCCCAGCACCGCTAGCACCGGGAGCGCGAGGTAGTCGGGCCTCGGGGTCAGTTGCGCCAGCCTTTGGCGGCGGCGCCAAACCAACCAGCCGGTCACCGGGAACACCAGAAAACCGTGGGCAAAGGTATCGGAGCGCTGCCAAATCTCCACCATGGACAGGAAGGTACTGTGATAGATACCCAGCAAGGCCGCCAGTGCGACCGCCGTTAACCCTCCTGCCAGGGGCCAGCCGGCGAAGGGTGGGTCCGCCGCTGCCACTGCCGAATCGTTCACCCCCATTGCCGTTTCCTCATACCGCTTC is a genomic window of Candidatus Methylocalor cossyra containing:
- a CDS encoding asparagine synthase-related protein; this encodes MSSALKMLRHRAAREPLSVAHILDQQSDRPGDGLIQVDHAGWVPGFQGRDHALVAWVSSLSPRLKLHGEEGKYLFNTSLGPYSPDRVRYRGKMGCAVAAWFRGPFRQKLRKTGVSPVMAQGFARSFLGPRLDPHRADIRDPSAGPWSAPMDQPFLRGNPSPSATA
- a CDS encoding TIGR03088 family PEP-CTERM/XrtA system glycosyltransferase — translated: MGAPPLVAHIIYRLGVGGLENGLVNLINRMPADRYRHAVICLKEATDFRHRLAPEVPVFELHRKEGQDFGVQLRLYRLLRRLRPAIVHTRNLAAVECQFSAWLAGVPFRVHGEHGWDVFDPDGNNRKYQWLRRLSRLFVHRYVPLSRHLEAYLRDRVGVPESRLCRICNGVDTALFHPPAAGRMPIAGCPFDGAGLILIGTVGRMHGVKDQITLVQGFLQLLARHPQLRSRLRLVLVGDGPLRQEALQRLRAAGADGLAWLPGERRDVAEILRGLDIFVLPSQAEGISNTILEAMASGLPVIATAVGGNPELVVDGVTGRLVPKQDPDALAEALAAYVLNPERIAAHGAAGLARVRECFSLDGMVERYRILYDGLLNGGAKVKSARSQSACAGS
- the xrtA gene encoding exosortase A, which encodes MGVNDSAVAAADPPFAGWPLAGGLTAVALAALLGIYHSTFLSMVEIWQRSDTFAHGFLVFPVTGWLVWRRRQRLAQLTPRPDYLALPVLAVLGLGWLVARLTGALVVEQLALIGLIAVTVWLMLGRRVVGELLFPLGFLVFAVPMGESLIPPLMAFTADFTTGMLRLVGIPVYREGTFFSIPSGDWSVVEACSGLRYLIASVTLGFLYAYLSYRSLLRRLAFLALAMVFPVIANGLRAFLIVMLAHLSDMKLAVGVDHLIYGWVFFGAVMLFLFWLGALWTEREPDRPTATPADPGPGKPADAKAFAFGLLATLAIAAVWPVRAAYLEQWSEARSGPVELVLPEGAGPWRAVATVFTDWEPSYKGADLETSRVYQDGRDTVELHVLYYRRQRQGEELINSRNVLIRQKHPVWKMPEEQPRRVQLNGRPVMVLQGRLNSPSQRLLTWRWYRIGGHYLVDEYAGKLLEARDRLLGRSSDEAAIVLATEAGDNPEAAAKVLQRFADAMLPSLELSLNRAAEP